The Mesorhizobium koreense genome includes a window with the following:
- a CDS encoding TerC family protein: MHLLTPEAITAFFQVIAIDLVLAGDNAVVIGLAAAGLPKANRAKVILIGILAATVLRIVFALLATEFLKILGLLLAGGILLLWVCWKLWRDLREAPGDPDEALPHDEAEAAAGGVKRKTFGQAVWQIVVADVSMSLDNVLAVAGAAREHPAVLVAGLALSIALMGLAASFIARLLHRHRWIAYLGLAVILYVSLDMIVRGALEVWPVANSAAQTLMN; this comes from the coding sequence ATGCACCTCCTCACGCCGGAAGCGATCACAGCCTTCTTTCAAGTCATCGCGATCGATCTGGTGTTGGCGGGCGACAACGCCGTTGTCATCGGTCTCGCGGCCGCCGGCCTGCCCAAGGCCAACCGCGCCAAGGTCATCCTGATCGGCATTCTCGCCGCGACCGTGCTGCGCATCGTCTTTGCGCTTCTGGCAACCGAATTCCTGAAGATTCTCGGCCTGTTGCTCGCCGGCGGCATTCTGCTCCTGTGGGTGTGCTGGAAGCTGTGGCGGGACCTTAGGGAAGCGCCGGGCGATCCGGACGAGGCCCTGCCGCACGATGAGGCCGAGGCCGCCGCCGGTGGCGTGAAACGCAAGACGTTCGGCCAGGCCGTTTGGCAGATCGTGGTGGCCGACGTGTCCATGTCGCTCGACAATGTCCTGGCCGTGGCCGGCGCGGCGCGCGAGCATCCCGCGGTGCTCGTGGCCGGTCTCGCGCTTTCCATCGCGCTGATGGGCCTTGCCGCCTCGTTCATCGCGAGGCTGCTCCACCGCCACCGCTGGATCGCCTATCTCGGGCTTGCGGTGATTCTCTATGTGTCGCTCGACATGATCGTGCGTGGTGCGCTGGAAGTCTGGCCGGTCGCCAACAGCGCCGCGCAGACTCTCATGAATTGA
- a CDS encoding class II aldolase and adducin N-terminal domain-containing protein, producing the protein MSITHLAAERRSNLPNYEERVDLAAAFRWTARLNMHEAVANHFSLAVDEGGTKFLINPNQMHFSRIRASDLLLIDADDPKTMERPDAPDPTAWGLHGAIHRRCGHARCVMHVHSIHATVLASLADSTLPPIDQNSAMFFKRHVVDAHYGGLAFEEEGERCATLLADPKVKVMVMGNHGVLVIGDTVADTFDRLYYFERACETYIKALWTGRKLRVLPDAVAERVGVEMDNYPVPQAARHLGELKLILDEEGSTYRD; encoded by the coding sequence ATGAGCATCACCCACCTTGCCGCCGAGCGCCGCTCCAACCTGCCCAATTACGAGGAGCGGGTGGATTTGGCGGCAGCGTTTCGCTGGACGGCGCGGCTCAACATGCACGAGGCGGTGGCCAACCATTTCTCGCTCGCCGTCGATGAAGGCGGGACGAAGTTCCTGATCAATCCCAACCAGATGCATTTTTCGCGTATCCGCGCGAGCGACCTCCTCCTGATCGACGCCGACGACCCGAAGACGATGGAGCGGCCGGACGCGCCCGACCCGACGGCCTGGGGCCTGCACGGCGCGATCCACCGCCGCTGCGGCCATGCACGCTGCGTCATGCATGTGCACTCCATCCACGCGACGGTGCTGGCTTCACTGGCCGATTCCACCCTGCCGCCGATCGACCAGAACTCGGCCATGTTCTTCAAGCGCCATGTGGTGGATGCGCATTATGGCGGGCTCGCCTTCGAGGAGGAGGGCGAACGCTGCGCCACGCTTCTGGCCGACCCGAAGGTCAAGGTGATGGTCATGGGCAATCACGGCGTGCTCGTCATCGGCGATACCGTCGCCGATACGTTCGACCGGCTCTATTATTTCGAGCGCGCCTGCGAGACCTACATAAAGGCGCTGTGGACGGGAAGGAAGCTGCGCGTGCTGCCCGACGCGGTGGCCGAGAGAGTCGGTGTCGAGATGGACAATTATCCCGTGCCGCAGGCGGCGAGGCATCTCGGCGAACTGAAGCTCATCCTCGACGAGGAAGGCTCGACATACCGGGACTGA
- a CDS encoding bifunctional methylenetetrahydrofolate dehydrogenase/methenyltetrahydrofolate cyclohydrolase, which produces MAERIDGKAIAAEVIASVKEGTARLLDEKGIRPGLAVIIVGEDPASEVYVASKSRMANECGFLSVKRELPAATGEAELVRLIEELDADPKIHGILVQLPLPGHIDAKRIIQLVAPEKDVDGFSFVNIGKLRTGELDTAFLPCTPAGCMLLIERVRGRDLAGLDAVVVGRSNIVGKPMANLLLAADCTVTIAHSRTRDLASVIGRADILVAAVGRPEMIKGEWIKPGATVIDVGINRIPAPERGEGKTRLVGDVEHAAAEKVAGAITPVPGGVGPMTIAMLMVNTLTSAYRSAGMEPPSF; this is translated from the coding sequence ATGGCTGAACGCATCGACGGCAAGGCGATCGCCGCCGAGGTCATCGCGTCGGTGAAGGAAGGGACGGCGCGCCTGCTCGACGAGAAGGGCATCCGGCCGGGCCTCGCGGTGATCATCGTGGGCGAGGATCCGGCGAGCGAGGTCTATGTCGCCTCCAAATCGCGCATGGCGAACGAATGCGGCTTCCTTTCCGTGAAACGCGAACTGCCCGCCGCGACCGGCGAAGCCGAGCTCGTCCGCTTGATCGAGGAACTGGATGCCGATCCGAAGATCCACGGCATCCTCGTGCAATTGCCGCTGCCGGGCCATATCGACGCCAAGCGCATCATCCAGCTCGTCGCGCCCGAAAAGGATGTCGACGGGTTCAGCTTCGTCAATATAGGCAAGCTCAGGACAGGCGAACTCGATACGGCTTTCCTGCCCTGCACGCCGGCGGGATGCATGCTTCTGATCGAGCGGGTCCGCGGCAGGGACCTTGCCGGTCTCGACGCCGTGGTCGTCGGCCGCTCCAATATCGTCGGTAAGCCGATGGCCAATCTGCTGCTCGCCGCGGATTGCACCGTGACGATCGCCCACAGCCGCACGCGAGACCTCGCTTCAGTGATCGGCCGCGCCGACATCCTCGTCGCCGCCGTCGGTCGCCCGGAGATGATCAAGGGCGAATGGATCAAGCCGGGCGCCACCGTCATCGATGTCGGCATCAACCGCATCCCCGCGCCGGAGCGCGGCGAAGGCAAGACGCGGCTGGTCGGCGATGTCGAGCACGCCGCCGCGGAGAAGGTCGCCGGCGCCATCACGCCGGTTCCCGGCGGCGTCGGCCCGATGACCATCGCCATGCTCATGGTGAACACGCTCACCTCCGCCTACCGCTCGGCAGGGATGGAGCCGCCATCGTTCTGA
- a CDS encoding GlxA family transcriptional regulator has translation MPDQSQTSRHFAFLLVDKFSMFSLAAAIDTVRSANRLLGRDYYGWTTVSADGEAVMASNGLPIKIDYSIGDVPPADILFVCVGLTTEFPGKSKVLGALRSLGRRGAALGALSVGSYLLAEAGQLEGHRCTIHWENRAGFKERFPEIECTGNVFEIDRKRYTCAGGTTSIDLMLEIVRVDFGTSLANEVANQFQHERIRSAGDRQRVGPERDLTGKSEKLRKIVELMADNLDEPFSAVQLAKAAGLSVRQVERLFLRHLNMTPGRYYMRLRLERARELLRQTNLPILDVAIATGFTSHSYFAQSYRLQFGRPPSEERRTTY, from the coding sequence ATGCCCGATCAGAGCCAGACCAGCCGTCACTTCGCTTTCCTGCTCGTCGACAAATTCTCGATGTTCTCGCTTGCCGCTGCGATCGACACGGTGCGCTCGGCGAACCGCCTGCTCGGCCGCGATTACTACGGCTGGACGACGGTCTCCGCCGATGGCGAGGCGGTGATGGCGTCGAACGGACTGCCGATCAAGATCGACTACTCGATCGGCGACGTCCCGCCTGCGGATATTCTTTTCGTCTGCGTCGGGCTGACGACCGAGTTTCCTGGAAAGTCGAAGGTGCTGGGCGCGCTCAGAAGCCTCGGCCGGCGGGGTGCGGCGCTCGGCGCGCTGTCGGTCGGCTCCTACCTGCTCGCCGAGGCGGGGCAACTCGAGGGACACCGCTGCACTATTCACTGGGAGAACCGCGCCGGCTTCAAGGAGCGTTTTCCCGAGATCGAATGCACCGGCAACGTCTTCGAGATCGACCGCAAGCGCTACACCTGTGCCGGCGGCACCACCTCCATCGACCTGATGCTGGAGATCGTGCGCGTCGATTTCGGCACCAGCCTCGCCAATGAGGTCGCCAACCAGTTCCAGCACGAGCGCATCCGCTCGGCCGGCGACCGCCAGCGCGTCGGACCGGAGCGCGACCTGACCGGCAAGTCGGAGAAGCTCAGGAAGATCGTCGAACTCATGGCCGACAATCTCGACGAGCCCTTCTCGGCCGTGCAACTCGCCAAGGCGGCTGGCCTGTCGGTGCGACAGGTCGAGCGGCTTTTCCTCCGTCACCTCAACATGACGCCGGGGCGCTACTACATGCGTCTGCGTCTAGAGCGTGCGCGCGAATTGCTGCGCCAGACCAATCTGCCGATCCTCGATGTCGCGATCGCTACCGGCTTCACGTCGCATTCCTATTTCGCGCAGAGCTACCGGCTTCAGTTCGGCCGGCCGCCCAGCGAGGAGAGGCGCACGACTTATTGA
- the cydB gene encoding cytochrome d ubiquinol oxidase subunit II: protein MSVDLTTLWAFIIAFAVFAYVVLDGFDLGVALLFPLFKKRHDRDVMMNSVAPVWDGNETWLVLGGGGLFAAFPLAYSILIPAIFTPVIGMLLGLVFRGVAFEFRWHTERGKFLWDIAFFGGSFIAALCQGIALGAILQGVKVSGRAYGGGWWDWLTPFTLLTGVAVVVGYALLGACWLVMKTEGDLRARAYRLARLAVIAALLFIVAVSLATPFLEEAYWQRWFAWPGILITAPVPVAVAIVAFFLFRAIEREKDYQPFFLTLILFFLCFVGLGVSMWPHIVPGAVTIWQAAAPASSQKFMLFGVAILVPMILAYTGYAYWVFRGKVDPEVGYH, encoded by the coding sequence ATGTCCGTCGATCTTACCACGCTGTGGGCCTTCATCATCGCTTTTGCCGTCTTCGCCTATGTCGTGCTCGACGGGTTCGACCTCGGCGTCGCGCTGCTCTTTCCCCTGTTCAAGAAGCGCCATGACCGCGATGTCATGATGAACTCGGTCGCGCCCGTATGGGACGGCAACGAGACATGGCTGGTGCTCGGCGGCGGCGGTCTGTTCGCCGCCTTCCCGCTTGCCTATTCGATCCTGATTCCGGCGATCTTCACGCCGGTCATCGGCATGCTGCTCGGGCTCGTCTTCCGTGGCGTCGCCTTCGAGTTCCGCTGGCACACCGAGCGCGGCAAATTCCTCTGGGACATCGCCTTCTTCGGCGGCTCGTTCATAGCCGCGCTCTGCCAGGGCATCGCGCTCGGCGCCATCCTGCAGGGCGTAAAGGTTTCCGGCCGCGCCTATGGCGGCGGCTGGTGGGACTGGCTGACACCCTTCACGCTTCTGACCGGCGTCGCCGTCGTCGTCGGCTATGCGCTGCTCGGCGCATGCTGGCTGGTGATGAAGACGGAAGGCGATCTGCGCGCCCGCGCCTATCGGCTGGCGCGGCTTGCGGTGATCGCCGCCCTTCTCTTCATCGTCGCCGTCAGTCTGGCGACGCCGTTCCTGGAGGAAGCCTATTGGCAGCGCTGGTTCGCCTGGCCGGGCATTTTGATCACCGCGCCGGTGCCGGTCGCGGTCGCCATCGTCGCCTTCTTCCTGTTCCGGGCCATTGAGAGGGAGAAGGACTATCAGCCCTTCTTCCTGACGCTCATTTTGTTCTTCCTCTGCTTCGTCGGGCTCGGCGTCAGCATGTGGCCGCATATCGTTCCCGGCGCCGTCACCATCTGGCAGGCGGCCGCCCCCGCCTCGAGCCAGAAATTCATGCTCTTCGGCGTTGCCATCCTGGTCCCGATGATCCTTGCCTATACCGGTTATGCCTACTGGGTCTTCCGCGGGAAGGTCGACCCGGAGGTCGGCTACCATTGA
- a CDS encoding DUF2474 family protein — protein sequence MPDGAPGSLSKRLAWFIGLWLAGVLAVALVAYGLRLWLV from the coding sequence ATGCCGGACGGCGCCCCCGGATCGCTCTCGAAGCGGCTCGCCTGGTTTATCGGCCTGTGGCTGGCGGGCGTGCTGGCGGTTGCGCTGGTCGCCTACGGGCTGCGGCTGTGGCTGGTTTGA
- a CDS encoding ABC transporter ATP-binding protein, with translation MPELLKIEKLHASYGGVEVLRDISLEFGESEVLCLLGRNGAGKTTLLKTIMGLVRATSGSVTLEGTELTKLLAHEVPRHGVAYVPQGRRLFAELSVAENIEIGLMTRGKGRETRDAVLDLFPVLRERLNQRSGTLSGGEQQMLAMARALAIEPKVLLLDEPTEGLMPSAIARIRETVAALRERGVSTLLVEQRVDAVLPVADRVAFIENGRSVKTVGVAELREDPAMVRHYVGVG, from the coding sequence ATGCCTGAGCTGCTGAAGATCGAAAAGCTGCACGCCTCATATGGTGGCGTCGAGGTGCTGCGCGACATCTCGCTCGAATTCGGGGAAAGCGAGGTGCTCTGCCTGCTCGGCCGCAACGGCGCTGGCAAGACGACGCTCCTGAAGACCATCATGGGTCTGGTGCGCGCGACGTCCGGCTCCGTCACACTCGAAGGCACGGAACTGACGAAGCTGCTGGCGCATGAGGTGCCCCGTCACGGCGTCGCCTACGTGCCGCAGGGACGCCGGCTCTTCGCCGAGCTTTCGGTGGCGGAAAACATCGAGATCGGCTTGATGACGCGAGGCAAGGGCAGGGAAACCCGCGACGCCGTACTCGATCTCTTCCCTGTTTTGCGCGAGCGGCTCAACCAGCGTTCCGGCACGCTCTCCGGCGGCGAGCAGCAGATGCTGGCCATGGCCCGCGCGCTGGCGATCGAGCCAAAGGTGCTGCTGCTCGACGAGCCGACCGAGGGTCTGATGCCCTCCGCGATCGCCAGGATCCGCGAGACGGTGGCGGCCCTGAGGGAGCGCGGCGTTTCCACGCTCCTGGTCGAGCAGCGCGTCGACGCCGTCCTGCCGGTCGCCGACCGCGTTGCCTTCATCGAAAACGGCCGCAGCGTGAAGACGGTCGGTGTCGCCGAACTGCGCGAAGACCCGGCCATGGTGCGCCACTATGTCGGGGTCGGGTGA
- a CDS encoding ribonuclease D, with translation MTIRFHKNDLPDLSNYAVEAVAIDTETLGLNPHRDRLCVVQISPGDGSADVIQIAQGQRKAPNLASLLRNRRITKLFHYGRFDIAVLYHAFGVMAEPVFCTKIASRLTRTYTDRHGLKDLCSELIGVSLSKVQQSSDWAAETLSPEQLEYAASDVLYLHQLRDKLAQRLARENRVKEAEACFRFLPTRAKLDLMGWAEADIFAHS, from the coding sequence ATGACGATCCGCTTCCACAAGAACGACCTGCCGGACCTTTCGAACTACGCTGTCGAGGCGGTGGCGATCGACACCGAGACGCTCGGCCTGAACCCGCATCGCGACCGGCTCTGCGTGGTGCAGATATCGCCGGGCGACGGGTCGGCCGACGTGATCCAAATTGCGCAGGGCCAGAGGAAGGCGCCGAACCTCGCCAGCCTCCTGCGCAACCGCCGGATCACGAAACTCTTCCATTACGGCCGCTTCGATATCGCCGTTCTCTACCATGCCTTCGGCGTCATGGCCGAGCCGGTCTTCTGCACCAAGATCGCCTCGCGCCTGACGCGCACCTACACCGACCGGCACGGGTTGAAGGACCTTTGCTCGGAACTGATCGGCGTCAGCCTGTCGAAGGTGCAGCAATCCTCCGACTGGGCGGCGGAGACGCTGTCGCCCGAGCAACTGGAATATGCGGCCTCCGACGTGCTCTACCTGCACCAGCTACGCGACAAGCTCGCCCAGCGCCTCGCCCGCGAAAACCGCGTCAAGGAAGCGGAAGCCTGTTTCCGCTTCCTGCCGACGCGGGCGAAGCTCGATCTCATGGGCTGGGCGGAGGCGGATATCTTCGCGCATTCGTAA
- a CDS encoding MliC family protein, producing the protein MNVPLTCLYGTLAFLVTLMGPTAFAADAPHIALTVENGSPNMRTPAHYDCAGNAVDVEYVNVEPDHLAIVPVDGRKRIFVLVMSGSGARYASGQYIWWSKGKEASLYDEMKGADTRPILTCTE; encoded by the coding sequence ATGAACGTTCCTCTCACCTGCCTTTACGGCACACTCGCTTTTCTTGTGACGCTGATGGGGCCGACCGCCTTCGCTGCCGATGCTCCCCATATCGCGCTCACAGTCGAGAACGGTAGCCCGAACATGCGCACCCCCGCGCATTACGATTGCGCCGGCAACGCGGTCGACGTCGAATATGTCAATGTCGAGCCCGATCACCTCGCCATCGTCCCCGTTGACGGCAGGAAGCGCATCTTCGTGCTGGTGATGTCGGGCTCAGGCGCGCGCTACGCGTCCGGCCAATATATCTGGTGGTCGAAGGGCAAGGAGGCTTCGCTCTACGATGAGATGAAGGGCGCCGACACTCGGCCGATCCTCACATGCACGGAGTGA
- a CDS encoding cytochrome ubiquinol oxidase subunit I — protein MFEGIDAITLARAQFAFTMSFHIIFPALSIGLASYLAVLEGLWLWTGRDAYLNLFRYWLKIFAVAFGMGVVSGIVMSYQFGTNWSAFSDKTGPILGPLMAYEVLSAFFLEAGFLGVMLFGMGRVGKGLHYMATLLVALGTLLSAFWILSANSWMQTPQGYGTNEAGQFVPLDWWAIIFNPSFPYRLVHMVIAAYLTTALVVGGVAAWHLLRRKAGQGSRIMFSMAMWMATIVAPIQILAGDQHGLNTLEHQPAKVMAMEGHFQSHPDGAPLLLFGLPDQKDATVKYAVEIPKLSSLILKHSLDAPLAGLDTVERADWPNVGIVFWSFRIMVGLGLLMALLGVTSLFLRWRGRLNDARWFHYYALLMGPAGFVAVIAGWVTTEVGRQPYTVYGLLRTADSASPLAAPAVGSALVAFVIVYFIIFAAGAFYILRLMNNPPHPGEEGPREGEPVRAAGVTPATAMHPGRTLAGEA, from the coding sequence ATGTTTGAAGGGATCGACGCCATCACGCTGGCGCGGGCGCAGTTCGCGTTCACCATGTCCTTCCACATCATTTTCCCGGCGCTCTCGATCGGGCTGGCGAGCTATCTGGCCGTACTGGAGGGGCTGTGGCTGTGGACGGGCCGTGACGCCTATCTCAACCTCTTCCGCTACTGGCTGAAGATCTTCGCCGTCGCCTTCGGCATGGGCGTCGTTTCCGGCATCGTCATGTCCTACCAGTTCGGCACCAACTGGTCGGCCTTCTCCGACAAGACCGGCCCGATATTGGGGCCGCTGATGGCCTATGAGGTGCTGTCGGCCTTCTTCCTCGAAGCCGGCTTCCTCGGCGTGATGCTTTTCGGCATGGGCCGGGTCGGCAAGGGGCTGCATTACATGGCGACTCTGCTGGTCGCTCTCGGCACGCTTCTCTCCGCCTTCTGGATCCTGTCGGCCAATTCCTGGATGCAGACGCCGCAGGGCTACGGCACCAATGAGGCCGGCCAGTTCGTGCCGCTCGACTGGTGGGCGATCATCTTCAACCCGTCCTTCCCCTACCGTCTCGTCCACATGGTCATCGCCGCCTACCTGACGACGGCGCTCGTCGTCGGCGGTGTCGCGGCCTGGCATCTCTTGCGCCGAAAGGCGGGGCAGGGAAGCCGCATCATGTTCTCGATGGCGATGTGGATGGCGACCATCGTCGCGCCGATCCAGATCCTCGCCGGCGACCAGCACGGGCTGAACACGCTCGAACACCAGCCGGCCAAGGTGATGGCCATGGAAGGCCATTTCCAGAGCCATCCGGACGGCGCCCCGCTCCTGCTCTTCGGCCTTCCCGACCAGAAGGACGCGACCGTGAAATATGCGGTCGAGATACCTAAGCTCTCCTCGCTCATCCTGAAACACTCGCTCGACGCGCCTCTCGCCGGCCTCGACACGGTCGAGCGCGCCGACTGGCCGAACGTGGGAATCGTGTTCTGGTCCTTCCGCATCATGGTCGGGCTCGGGTTGCTGATGGCGCTGCTCGGCGTCACCAGCCTTTTCCTGCGCTGGCGCGGCCGGCTCAACGATGCCCGCTGGTTCCATTATTATGCGCTTCTCATGGGACCGGCGGGCTTCGTCGCCGTCATCGCTGGATGGGTGACGACCGAGGTCGGCCGCCAGCCCTATACCGTCTACGGCCTGTTGCGCACGGCCGATTCGGCCTCGCCGCTCGCCGCTCCGGCGGTCGGTTCGGCGCTGGTCGCCTTCGTCATCGTCTATTTCATCATTTTCGCCGCCGGCGCCTTCTATATCCTGCGGCTGATGAACAATCCGCCGCATCCGGGCGAGGAAGGCCCGCGCGAGGGCGAGCCCGTGCGCGCCGCCGGCGTCACGCCGGCAACCGCTATGCATCCCGGCCGCACGCTGGCGGGGGAGGCTTGA
- a CDS encoding LacI family DNA-binding transcriptional regulator, giving the protein MPPVGVKARSRRGGGRPTIADVASKAGVGAITVSRALREPERVSLELRRQIMAVVDELGYVPDRNARALASARADVIGVLVPSLTNNVFAEVVRGIYDGLGRGHLQVQIGNTHYSQEAEEDLLQTFLSQRPSALIVSGIDQSPAATVLLERADCPVVQIMEIGPEPVDMMIGFSHYEGGKVATRHLVEAGYRKVAFIGARMDPRSQRRLAGYRAAMEEAGLFDKRLVTTTARPSSVTIGSELFREALAKAPALDAAFCNNDDMALGALFECHRQGRAVPSEIGIAGFNDLEMMQVAYPSVTSLRTYRYDMGRRAIAMALEAIAGRRPAAPVVDLGFELIVRESTRR; this is encoded by the coding sequence ATGCCGCCCGTGGGCGTGAAGGCGCGCTCGCGGCGAGGCGGCGGCCGCCCGACCATCGCCGACGTGGCGTCGAAAGCCGGCGTCGGGGCGATAACGGTCTCGCGCGCTCTGCGCGAGCCCGAGCGTGTCTCGCTGGAACTCCGACGGCAGATCATGGCCGTCGTCGACGAACTCGGCTATGTGCCCGACCGCAATGCCCGCGCGCTGGCCTCGGCCCGCGCCGACGTGATCGGCGTGCTCGTCCCTTCGCTCACCAACAACGTCTTCGCCGAAGTGGTGCGCGGCATTTACGACGGGCTCGGCCGAGGCCATCTACAGGTGCAGATCGGCAACACCCATTATTCGCAGGAAGCGGAAGAGGACCTGCTTCAGACGTTCCTGAGCCAGAGGCCGTCGGCGCTGATTGTTTCGGGTATCGACCAGAGCCCCGCCGCCACGGTACTCCTTGAAAGGGCCGATTGCCCGGTCGTCCAGATCATGGAGATCGGCCCTGAACCGGTCGACATGATGATCGGCTTCTCGCACTATGAAGGGGGAAAGGTGGCTACCCGGCATCTGGTTGAAGCCGGCTACCGAAAGGTCGCCTTCATCGGCGCGCGCATGGACCCGCGCTCGCAGCGCCGGCTGGCGGGCTACCGCGCCGCGATGGAGGAGGCGGGACTGTTCGACAAGCGCCTCGTGACGACCACCGCGCGGCCGTCGAGCGTGACGATCGGCAGCGAACTGTTCCGAGAGGCGCTGGCGAAAGCGCCGGCGCTCGATGCCGCCTTCTGCAACAATGACGACATGGCGCTCGGAGCGCTTTTCGAGTGCCATCGTCAGGGTCGGGCGGTGCCTTCGGAAATCGGCATCGCCGGCTTCAACGACCTCGAAATGATGCAGGTCGCCTATCCTTCCGTCACCAGCCTGCGCACCTATCGTTACGACATGGGGCGCCGTGCGATCGCCATGGCGCTGGAAGCAATCGCAGGCCGCCGCCCCGCCGCCCCGGTCGTCGACCTCGGCTTCGAGCTTATCGTCCGCGAAAGTACCAGACGCTGA
- a CDS encoding dipeptidase: protein MSASTDRVLSTLDKNLDASLKRLFELVSIPSISTDPAFAKDCRKAAEWLVKDLETIGFTASVRDTKGHPMVVAHHPGPDGNAPHALFYGHYDVQPVDPLDLWENDPFQPAVRDAGGGRKIITGRGSADDKGQLMTFVEACRAYKQVNGSLPCEITILFEGEEESGSPSLKPFLEANAEELKADFALVCDTGMWDAETPAISTGLRGLVGEEITVKAADRDLHSGLYGGAAANPIHILTRVLADMHDADGRVTIPGFYDGVDETPPDILKMWEGLSGRPESFLADIGLSIPSGEKGRSVLELTWARPTAEINGINGGYTGKGFKTVIPAEASAKVSFRLVHRQDPKKIREAFRAFVRERIPADCSVSFQEHGSSPAIQLSYDSPVLKTAKAALDAEWPNKAVMIAMGGSIPIVGDFQSFLGMESLLVGFGLPDDRVHSPNEKYELSSFHKGQRSWARILAALAEARAAGRLPG from the coding sequence ATGTCCGCCAGCACCGATCGCGTTCTCTCCACGCTCGACAAGAATCTCGACGCCAGCCTGAAACGGCTGTTCGAACTCGTCTCCATCCCGTCGATCTCGACCGACCCGGCCTTCGCCAAGGATTGCCGCAAGGCGGCCGAGTGGCTGGTGAAGGATCTCGAAACGATCGGCTTCACGGCGAGCGTGCGCGACACCAAGGGGCACCCGATGGTGGTGGCGCACCATCCCGGCCCGGACGGCAATGCCCCGCACGCGCTCTTCTACGGCCATTACGACGTGCAGCCGGTCGATCCGCTCGATCTATGGGAAAACGATCCCTTCCAGCCCGCCGTGCGCGATGCCGGCGGCGGCCGCAAGATCATCACCGGCCGCGGCTCGGCTGACGACAAGGGACAGTTGATGACCTTCGTCGAGGCCTGCCGCGCCTACAAGCAGGTGAACGGCAGCCTGCCCTGCGAGATCACCATCCTGTTCGAGGGCGAGGAGGAATCGGGTTCGCCTTCGCTCAAACCGTTCCTCGAGGCCAACGCCGAGGAACTGAAGGCGGATTTCGCGTTGGTCTGCGACACCGGCATGTGGGACGCCGAGACGCCGGCGATCTCGACCGGCCTGCGCGGGCTGGTCGGCGAGGAGATCACCGTCAAGGCCGCCGACCGCGACCTGCATTCCGGGCTTTACGGCGGCGCGGCCGCCAATCCGATCCATATCCTGACCAGGGTGCTCGCCGACATGCACGACGCAGACGGCCGGGTGACTATTCCCGGCTTCTACGATGGTGTGGACGAGACGCCGCCGGACATCCTCAAGATGTGGGAAGGGCTTTCCGGCCGGCCGGAAAGTTTCCTTGCCGATATCGGGCTCTCGATCCCGTCGGGCGAGAAGGGCCGCTCGGTGTTGGAACTCACCTGGGCGCGGCCGACAGCCGAGATCAACGGCATCAATGGCGGCTATACGGGCAAGGGTTTCAAGACGGTGATCCCGGCGGAGGCCTCGGCAAAAGTCTCCTTTCGCCTCGTCCATCGGCAGGATCCGAAGAAGATCCGCGAGGCCTTCCGCGCCTTCGTCAGGGAACGCATCCCCGCCGACTGCTCGGTCTCCTTCCAGGAGCACGGCTCCTCGCCGGCGATCCAGCTTTCCTACGATTCGCCCGTCCTGAAGACGGCGAAGGCCGCGCTCGACGCGGAATGGCCGAACAAGGCGGTGATGATCGCCATGGGCGGCTCGATCCCGATCGTCGGCGATTTCCAGAGCTTCCTCGGCATGGAATCGCTCCTCGTCGGCTTCGGCTTGCCGGACGACCGGGTGCATTCGCCGAACGAGAAATACGAGCTTTCCTCCTTCCACAAGGGCCAGCGCTCCTGGGCGCGCATCCTCGCCGCCCTCGCCGAAGCGCGCGCCGCTGGCAGGCTGCCGGGCTGA